The following proteins are co-located in the Bordetella bronchialis genome:
- a CDS encoding GntR family transcriptional regulator, giving the protein MPSARDLVYGELRRRLMAGAFLPGQRLREEHIASELSVSRTPVRNAIERLAADGLVKRDGRRGTVVLGWLDRDINEAFELRLLLEPYAARAAAERATAQQIDLLEQINEAMARAVQSDDPDRVAQVQQHNNRFHHALVEAAQSARVRALVDNLLDVPIIIGSFYFYSRDDMLRSVAHHRQLIEALRARDPACAEAAMRLHLTATHLLFRKQRESAGKRSQAV; this is encoded by the coding sequence ATGCCCAGCGCCCGCGACCTGGTGTACGGTGAATTGCGCCGCCGCCTGATGGCCGGCGCCTTCCTGCCTGGCCAACGCCTGCGCGAGGAACACATCGCCAGCGAGCTATCGGTAAGTCGCACCCCCGTGCGCAACGCCATCGAGCGCCTGGCCGCCGATGGCCTGGTCAAGCGCGATGGCCGGCGCGGCACGGTGGTGCTGGGCTGGCTGGACCGCGATATCAACGAGGCCTTCGAGCTGCGCCTGCTGCTGGAACCCTATGCCGCGCGCGCCGCCGCCGAGCGCGCGACGGCGCAGCAGATCGACCTGCTGGAACAGATCAACGAAGCCATGGCGCGCGCGGTGCAGTCGGACGACCCCGACCGGGTCGCCCAGGTGCAGCAGCACAACAACCGCTTCCACCATGCGCTGGTGGAAGCGGCGCAATCGGCGCGGGTGCGCGCGCTGGTGGACAACCTGCTGGATGTGCCGATCATCATCGGTTCGTTCTATTTCTATAGCCGCGACGACATGCTGCGCAGCGTGGCGCACCACCGCCAGCTCATCGAGGCGCTGCGCGCACGCGACCCCGCCTGCGCGGAGGCCGCGATGCGCCTGCACCTGACGGCCACGCACCTGCTGTTCCGCAAGCAGCGGGAAAGCGCCGGCAAGCGCAGCCAGGCCGTCTAG
- a CDS encoding hydroxymethylglutaryl-CoA lyase: protein MRLPDQIDIVEVGPRDGLQSLRKWVPTEDKVRMVDRLSQAGFPVIEVTGFVHPRVIPNLRDAEAVCERIVRRPGVIYRGLAPNARGAERAAAARVDEVVGLTIASASYLRKNQNMTPEQAGDQAIEGFRIADAKGLRYVLAIGMAFWCPYEGIIPQERVTAMVGRFRDAGIRRLYLAGSVGLEDPRHVGELFARLRDRYPDVELGFHVHNLGGMATANMLAALDAGASWLEGAICGIGGGIAMPESLGAVGNFPSEDMARMMALMGLDTGLDPDAVLAAARDIARLLDIPPRSHSMHGSTREAVMRWGREHPHEHPE, encoded by the coding sequence ATGCGGCTACCCGACCAGATCGATATCGTCGAAGTGGGCCCGCGCGACGGGCTGCAAAGCCTGCGCAAATGGGTGCCCACCGAGGACAAGGTGCGCATGGTGGACCGGCTGTCGCAGGCCGGCTTTCCCGTCATCGAGGTGACCGGCTTCGTGCATCCGCGGGTCATTCCCAACCTGCGCGACGCCGAAGCCGTGTGCGAGCGCATCGTGCGCCGGCCGGGCGTCATCTATCGCGGGCTGGCGCCCAATGCCCGCGGCGCGGAGCGCGCGGCGGCGGCGCGGGTGGACGAAGTGGTGGGACTGACCATCGCCAGCGCTTCGTACCTGAGGAAAAACCAGAACATGACGCCCGAGCAGGCCGGGGACCAGGCGATCGAGGGCTTCCGCATCGCCGATGCGAAGGGCCTGCGCTATGTACTGGCCATCGGCATGGCCTTCTGGTGCCCCTACGAAGGGATCATCCCGCAGGAACGCGTCACCGCCATGGTCGGCCGCTTCCGCGACGCCGGCATCCGCCGCCTGTACCTTGCAGGATCGGTGGGGCTGGAGGATCCCCGCCATGTCGGCGAACTGTTCGCGCGCCTGCGCGACCGCTATCCCGATGTCGAACTGGGCTTCCACGTGCACAACCTGGGCGGCATGGCCACCGCGAATATGCTGGCGGCGCTGGACGCGGGCGCGAGCTGGCTGGAAGGCGCCATCTGCGGCATCGGCGGCGGTATCGCCATGCCCGAAAGCCTGGGCGCGGTGGGCAATTTCCCCAGCGAGGATATGGCGCGCATGATGGCCCTGATGGGCCTGGACACCGGCCTGGACCCGGATGCCGTGCTGGCGGCCGCGCGCGACATCGCGCGCCTGCTCGATATACCGCCGCGCAGCCATTCCATGCACGGCAGCACGCGCGAGGCCGTCATGCGCTGGGGACGCGAGCATCCGCACGAACATCCCGAATGA
- a CDS encoding ABC transporter ATP-binding protein, with protein MAQEDILVVEDVRKSFGGRVALDGASLRVARGSITGVIGPNGSGKSTLFNIVAGTLPPDAGRVLFDGKDLAHTSPAEICRRGLGRTFQISRLFSELTVLENLVAVAHGMSDADAVQRALELLDFLEIPALRDKWGAELSYGQRKLVEIARALMLAPRVMLLDEPFAGINPRLQNRIVEHLQSLRDQGLTVFFIDHEMRIVLEICDDLYVLAEGQIIAHGDAAAIRADERVKEAYF; from the coding sequence ATGGCGCAAGAAGACATCCTGGTGGTGGAAGACGTACGCAAGAGCTTCGGCGGGCGCGTGGCGCTGGACGGAGCCAGCCTGCGCGTCGCGCGCGGGTCCATCACGGGCGTGATCGGGCCGAACGGCTCGGGCAAATCCACCCTGTTCAACATCGTCGCCGGCACGCTGCCGCCCGATGCGGGCCGCGTCCTGTTCGACGGCAAGGACCTGGCGCACACCTCGCCCGCGGAAATCTGCCGGCGCGGCCTGGGCCGCACCTTCCAGATATCGCGGCTGTTCTCGGAACTGACGGTGCTGGAGAACCTGGTCGCCGTCGCGCACGGAATGTCCGACGCCGATGCCGTACAGCGCGCCCTGGAGCTGCTGGATTTCCTGGAGATTCCCGCGCTGCGCGACAAATGGGGCGCCGAGCTCTCCTACGGCCAGCGCAAGCTGGTGGAGATCGCCCGCGCGCTGATGCTGGCACCGCGCGTGATGCTGCTGGACGAACCCTTCGCCGGCATCAACCCCCGGCTGCAGAACCGCATCGTCGAGCACCTGCAGTCCCTGCGGGACCAGGGACTGACGGTGTTCTTCATCGACCACGAGATGCGCATCGTGCTGGAAATCTGCGATGACCTCTACGTGCTGGCCGAAGGCCAGATCATCGCCCACGGCGATGCCGCGGCCATCCGCGCCGACGAACGCGTCAAGGAGGCGTACTTCTGA
- a CDS encoding HpcH/HpaI aldolase/citrate lyase family protein produces the protein MTVFRSFLFAPANHPRRVEKAFTLDADAVILDLEDACAISEKVASRAKVSEAIARPRRGLGYVRVNPLSTEFAYGDLTETVRPGLDGVVLPKVESAGELSTADWLIRQMERERGMPEGGVDLIPIIETARGLAELPRMLGATPRVKRVAFGAGDFTLDLDLTWTRDEDELNAYRAQVVLHSRAAGIEAPLDTVWVNLQDPEGCAASARKARELGFQGKLCIHPDQVPVVNAAFSPTEAQIARARRVLDAFAQAEAQGSSAIQLDGQFIDYPIVYAARRVMALAAKTQKQ, from the coding sequence ATGACGGTGTTCAGGTCTTTTCTGTTCGCGCCCGCCAACCACCCGAGGCGGGTGGAGAAGGCCTTCACGCTGGATGCCGATGCGGTCATCCTGGACCTGGAAGACGCCTGCGCCATCTCCGAGAAGGTCGCCAGCCGCGCCAAGGTCAGCGAGGCCATCGCGCGGCCGCGGCGCGGCCTGGGCTATGTGCGCGTCAATCCCCTGTCCACGGAATTCGCCTACGGCGATCTCACCGAAACCGTGCGGCCCGGCCTGGACGGCGTGGTGCTGCCCAAGGTGGAATCGGCCGGCGAGCTCTCCACGGCGGACTGGCTGATACGGCAAATGGAGCGCGAACGCGGCATGCCGGAAGGCGGCGTGGACCTGATACCCATCATAGAGACCGCTCGCGGCCTGGCCGAGCTGCCGCGCATGCTCGGCGCCACGCCCCGCGTGAAGCGCGTCGCCTTCGGCGCGGGCGACTTCACGCTTGACCTGGACCTGACATGGACCCGCGACGAGGACGAGCTCAACGCCTACCGCGCCCAGGTCGTGCTGCATTCCCGCGCGGCGGGCATCGAAGCCCCGCTGGACACCGTATGGGTGAACCTGCAGGACCCGGAAGGCTGCGCGGCCTCGGCACGCAAGGCGCGCGAACTGGGATTCCAGGGCAAGCTGTGCATCCACCCCGACCAGGTGCCGGTAGTGAACGCCGCCTTCTCGCCGACCGAGGCGCAGATCGCCCGCGCCCGCCGCGTGCTGGACGCCTTCGCGCAGGCCGAGGCGCAGGGATCCTCGGCCATCCAGCTGGACGGCCAGTTCATCGACTACCCCATCGTCTACGCCGCGCGGCGCGTCATGGCATTGGCCGCGAAAACCCAGAAGCAGTAA
- a CDS encoding Bug family tripartite tricarboxylate transporter substrate binding protein encodes MRDFKQIAAAAVLALCGAAAAAADLGGAPITFISPFPPGGGTDTLTRMVGTAVSQDTGWNIVVENKPGAGGNLALDATARARPDGHTLVMAQTDNIVLNPWLYSKLTYDTFKDFKPVGLVASSPSVFVVLPDSPYKTLDDVVKAAKAKPGQVSLGIPGIGGSGDLIGYLWRKAAGIELMHVPYRGWGQAFPDLMSGRIALYTGSVASLLPQIRGGQVRALAVVADARSPALPQVPTFAESGFKSINQTIWWGLMAPGKTPDDVVAALNAALNRSLAKPELVRKLEEAGYTVMGGTPGDLAQRYRADYEVFGKVVQEAGIPKQ; translated from the coding sequence ATGCGAGACTTCAAGCAAATCGCCGCCGCGGCGGTCCTGGCCCTTTGCGGCGCGGCCGCGGCCGCCGCCGACCTGGGCGGCGCGCCCATCACCTTTATCTCGCCCTTTCCGCCGGGCGGCGGTACCGACACCCTGACCCGCATGGTCGGCACGGCCGTCAGCCAGGACACGGGCTGGAACATCGTCGTCGAAAACAAGCCCGGCGCCGGCGGCAACCTGGCCCTGGATGCCACCGCGCGAGCCCGTCCCGACGGCCATACGCTGGTCATGGCGCAGACCGACAACATCGTGCTGAACCCCTGGCTGTACAGCAAACTGACCTACGACACCTTCAAGGACTTCAAGCCCGTGGGCCTAGTGGCGTCCTCGCCCAGCGTGTTCGTCGTCCTGCCCGACTCGCCATACAAAACCCTGGACGACGTGGTGAAGGCGGCCAAGGCCAAGCCCGGCCAGGTATCGCTGGGCATACCCGGCATCGGCGGCAGCGGCGACCTGATCGGCTACCTGTGGCGCAAGGCGGCGGGCATAGAGCTGATGCACGTGCCCTACCGCGGCTGGGGACAGGCCTTTCCCGACCTGATGAGCGGACGCATCGCCCTGTACACCGGCTCCGTGGCGTCGTTGCTGCCGCAGATCCGTGGCGGCCAGGTCCGCGCCCTGGCGGTGGTCGCCGACGCGCGCTCGCCGGCCCTGCCGCAGGTGCCCACCTTCGCGGAAAGCGGCTTCAAGTCCATCAACCAGACCATCTGGTGGGGCCTGATGGCGCCGGGCAAGACGCCGGACGATGTGGTCGCCGCGCTGAACGCCGCGCTCAATCGCAGCCTGGCCAAACCCGAACTGGTGCGCAAGCTCGAAGAGGCCGGCTACACCGTGATGGGCGGCACGCCGGGCGACCTGGCGCAACGCTACCGCGCCGACTACGAGGTGTTCGGCAAGGTCGTCCAGGAGGCGGGTATTCCGAAGCAATAG
- a CDS encoding branched-chain amino acid ABC transporter permease, producing the protein MPFIELFVAGILLGGLYALMACGLNLVFGVMRVINFAHGDLLAVGALTTVSLVAGMHLPYIAALVLAPLLTAALGLAMQWIVIRRIADGPMIMSLLATFALSTIIVNVAILIWGGGYRGLPTVLGGSVAIAGMDIPLSRLVSFLVAMAATLGVWWFLQATRYGKAIRSVSQAPELAVISGISINQVRNVTFALGAAMAGLAGVLLAPTFASDAQLGARFGIKAFAVIIVGGMGSYPGAMLAALMMGVLEVFAGYFYGQVLGAATVFLAMLIVLIFRPRGIFGMGARA; encoded by the coding sequence GTGCCTTTCATCGAATTGTTCGTGGCCGGCATCCTGCTGGGCGGCCTGTACGCCCTGATGGCCTGCGGCCTGAATCTGGTGTTCGGCGTCATGCGGGTGATCAACTTCGCCCACGGCGACCTGCTGGCGGTCGGCGCGCTGACCACCGTGTCGCTGGTGGCGGGCATGCACCTGCCCTACATCGCCGCGCTGGTACTGGCGCCGCTGCTGACGGCCGCCCTGGGCCTGGCCATGCAGTGGATCGTGATACGGCGCATCGCCGACGGCCCCATGATCATGTCGCTGCTGGCCACCTTCGCGCTGTCCACCATCATCGTCAACGTCGCCATCCTGATCTGGGGCGGCGGCTATCGCGGCCTGCCCACCGTGCTGGGCGGCTCGGTGGCGATCGCGGGCATGGATATTCCGCTGTCGCGGCTGGTGTCCTTCCTGGTCGCCATGGCGGCGACGCTGGGCGTGTGGTGGTTCCTGCAGGCCACGCGCTACGGCAAGGCCATACGCTCGGTTTCGCAGGCCCCGGAGCTGGCGGTGATATCGGGCATCTCCATCAACCAGGTGCGCAACGTGACCTTCGCGCTGGGCGCGGCGATGGCCGGCCTGGCCGGCGTACTGCTGGCGCCCACCTTCGCGTCGGACGCGCAACTGGGCGCACGCTTCGGCATCAAGGCCTTTGCCGTCATCATCGTGGGCGGCATGGGCAGCTATCCCGGCGCCATGCTGGCCGCGCTGATGATGGGCGTGCTGGAAGTCTTCGCGGGCTACTTCTACGGACAGGTGCTGGGCGCCGCCACGGTATTCCTGGCCATGCTGATCGTGCTGATCTTCCGCCCCCGAGGCATCTTCGGCATGGGAGCGCGCGCATGA
- a CDS encoding CaiB/BaiF CoA transferase family protein, producing MAGVQDMAGALAGVKVLDISNFLAAPMSAMFLADFGADVLKVERPGKGDEVRYWGENKNGVGLYYKVINRNKKSVTLDLHTPLGVDAVKRLVADTDIVVENYRTGTLEKWGLGYETLKQINPGLIMIRITGFGQTGPYSDRPGFGTLAEAYAGYAQISGYPDGAPLLPGFGLADSTTGLMAAFLALVALAEKRRSGRGQYVDLAIYETLLTLIGPHVINFDQLGIVQRREGSRLPFTAPRNTYRTRDGKWVTVGGSAQSAFVNICETLDIPELVHDPRFADNRQRLRHVEALDDALQAAIARFDLDDLLARSAARRCTMSPVNDVAQILADPHIRARGNIRAVYDEELACELRMQDVVGKLSATPGAVRHPGPRLGQHNREILVERLGYSEAELARAGIQVDTTPDGPPIVGGPGARA from the coding sequence ATGGCTGGCGTGCAAGACATGGCTGGCGCCCTCGCGGGCGTGAAGGTGCTGGACATCTCCAACTTCCTGGCCGCCCCCATGAGTGCGATGTTCCTGGCGGACTTCGGCGCCGACGTCCTCAAGGTGGAGCGTCCCGGCAAGGGCGACGAGGTGCGCTACTGGGGCGAAAACAAGAACGGGGTGGGCCTTTACTACAAGGTCATCAACCGCAACAAGAAGTCCGTCACCCTGGACCTGCACACGCCGCTGGGCGTGGACGCGGTGAAACGGCTGGTGGCGGATACGGACATCGTCGTCGAGAACTACCGCACCGGCACGCTGGAGAAATGGGGCCTGGGGTACGAAACGCTCAAGCAGATCAATCCCGGCCTGATCATGATACGGATCACCGGCTTCGGCCAGACGGGGCCCTATAGCGATCGGCCGGGTTTCGGCACGCTGGCCGAGGCCTATGCCGGCTATGCGCAGATCAGCGGCTATCCGGACGGCGCGCCGCTGCTGCCGGGCTTCGGCCTGGCGGACTCCACCACCGGATTGATGGCGGCCTTCCTCGCGCTGGTGGCGCTGGCGGAAAAACGCCGCAGCGGACGCGGGCAGTATGTGGACCTGGCCATCTACGAGACCCTGCTGACCCTGATCGGACCGCATGTGATCAACTTCGACCAGCTGGGCATCGTGCAGCGCCGCGAAGGCAGCCGCCTGCCCTTCACCGCGCCGCGCAATACCTACCGCACGCGCGACGGCAAATGGGTGACGGTGGGCGGCAGCGCGCAGTCCGCCTTCGTCAATATCTGCGAAACCCTGGACATACCGGAACTGGTCCACGACCCGCGCTTCGCCGACAACCGCCAGCGCCTGCGCCATGTAGAGGCGCTGGATGACGCATTGCAGGCGGCCATCGCGCGCTTCGACCTGGACGACCTGCTGGCGCGCTCCGCGGCGCGGCGCTGCACCATGTCGCCGGTGAACGATGTGGCACAGATATTGGCCGACCCGCATATCCGCGCGCGCGGGAACATCCGGGCCGTCTACGACGAAGAACTGGCCTGCGAGCTGCGCATGCAGGACGTGGTCGGCAAGCTCTCGGCCACGCCCGGCGCGGTGCGCCATCCGGGACCGCGCCTGGGGCAGCACAACCGCGAGATCCTGGTGGAACGCCTGGGCTACAGCGAGGCCGAACTGGCCCGGGCGGGCATCCAGGTGGACACGACTCCGGACGGCCCCCCGATAGTCGGCGGGCCAGGCGCCCGGGCATGA
- a CDS encoding CaiB/BaiF CoA transferase family protein, with protein MANAAAAVRPLDHLKVIDVSSFLAGPFCSTQLAEFGADVIKLELPGVGDALRRFGTITPSGDSLPWLSECRNKKSATLDLRKPEGAELLKALVKDADVLVENFQPGTLEKWNLGWDVLKEVNPRLIMVRISGYGQTGPYSGRPGFGRIGNAFGGLSYLAGYPDRPPVTPGSATIPDYMAGLYGALGVLLALQSLAKTGRGQVVDIGLYEPIFRILDELAPAYKMKGYVRQRMGPGTVNVVPHSHYPTRDGRWVAIACTSDKIFERLAHAMGVPEFGGAGKWGTITQREAERAQVDEYVGAWSAQYTRDEVLRRCEEHQVPCGPVYAIDEIFEDPQYAARGNIVHFKDERVGEYAVPNVVPRLTDTPGGIDRLGPALGEHNDEVYRQRLGLSEARIEALMRAGVI; from the coding sequence ATGGCTAACGCAGCGGCCGCGGTACGGCCCCTGGATCACCTGAAAGTGATCGACGTATCGAGTTTTCTTGCCGGGCCGTTCTGCTCGACCCAGCTGGCCGAGTTCGGCGCGGACGTCATCAAGCTGGAACTGCCCGGCGTGGGCGATGCGCTGCGGCGCTTCGGCACCATCACGCCATCGGGCGATTCCCTGCCCTGGCTGTCCGAGTGCCGCAACAAGAAGTCGGCCACGCTGGATTTGCGCAAGCCCGAAGGCGCGGAACTGCTGAAGGCCCTGGTCAAGGATGCCGACGTGCTGGTGGAAAACTTCCAGCCCGGCACGCTGGAAAAGTGGAACCTGGGCTGGGATGTGCTGAAGGAAGTGAACCCGCGCCTGATCATGGTGCGCATATCGGGCTACGGGCAGACCGGACCCTATAGCGGGCGTCCCGGCTTCGGCCGCATCGGCAACGCCTTCGGCGGGCTGTCCTATCTGGCCGGCTATCCGGACCGGCCGCCGGTAACGCCCGGCTCGGCCACCATCCCGGACTACATGGCGGGCCTGTACGGCGCGCTGGGCGTCCTGCTGGCCCTGCAGTCGCTGGCCAAGACCGGCCGCGGGCAGGTGGTGGACATCGGCCTGTACGAACCGATATTCCGCATCCTGGACGAGCTGGCGCCGGCCTACAAGATGAAAGGCTATGTGCGCCAGCGCATGGGGCCCGGCACGGTGAATGTGGTGCCGCACAGCCACTATCCGACCCGGGACGGACGCTGGGTGGCGATCGCCTGCACCAGCGACAAGATCTTCGAACGCCTGGCCCACGCCATGGGCGTGCCGGAGTTCGGCGGCGCCGGCAAATGGGGGACCATCACGCAACGCGAGGCCGAACGGGCGCAGGTCGACGAATACGTCGGCGCCTGGAGCGCGCAATACACGCGCGACGAAGTCCTGCGCCGCTGCGAGGAACACCAGGTGCCCTGCGGCCCGGTCTACGCCATCGACGAGATATTCGAAGACCCGCAGTACGCCGCGCGCGGCAACATCGTGCATTTCAAGGACGAGCGCGTGGGCGAGTACGCGGTGCCCAATGTGGTGCCGCGGCTGACGGACACCCCGGGCGGCATAGACCGGCTGGGCCCAGCGCTGGGCGAGCACAACGACGAGGTCTACCGCCAGCGCCTGGGCCTGTCGGAAGCGCGCATCGAGGCGCTGATGCGCGCCGGCGTGATCTAG
- a CDS encoding GntR family transcriptional regulator, which produces MPSSAEALPYPGALAGGRNPLYVALAKTLAGDIHGGRYPIGSTLPTEGELAQRYGVSRHTVRQALRELKEEGLLWSRPGIGTKVRARPESPRFFSGIHNISDLLQFVDATEMHVKSRREIVADGAFAELLHCAPGQAWSETNIVRKVPGGATPLCYLQAYLRPEYAGAIGRARVIKRPIYSLVEERYGVRIVEVLQEITAARLTPEMAQALKAEEGQAALRISRYYLDKQGAIVEVGIGHYPSGRYTQSTRFRAHHAED; this is translated from the coding sequence ATGCCTTCTTCCGCCGAAGCCCTGCCCTATCCCGGCGCACTCGCCGGCGGGCGTAATCCGCTCTACGTCGCGCTGGCCAAGACGCTGGCCGGCGACATCCATGGCGGGCGCTATCCCATCGGCAGCACATTGCCCACCGAAGGCGAGCTGGCGCAGCGCTACGGTGTCAGCCGCCATACCGTACGCCAGGCGCTGCGCGAGCTCAAGGAAGAAGGCCTGCTGTGGTCCCGTCCCGGCATCGGCACCAAGGTGCGCGCGCGGCCTGAATCGCCGCGCTTCTTCAGCGGTATCCACAACATCTCCGATCTGCTGCAGTTCGTCGACGCCACGGAGATGCACGTCAAGTCGCGCCGCGAGATCGTCGCCGACGGCGCGTTCGCCGAATTGCTGCACTGCGCGCCCGGCCAGGCCTGGTCCGAGACCAACATCGTGCGCAAGGTGCCGGGCGGCGCCACGCCGCTGTGCTATCTGCAGGCCTATCTGCGGCCGGAATACGCGGGCGCCATCGGCCGCGCCCGGGTCATCAAGCGCCCCATCTATTCGCTGGTGGAGGAACGCTACGGCGTACGCATCGTCGAGGTGCTGCAGGAAATCACCGCCGCCCGCCTGACACCGGAAATGGCCCAGGCCCTGAAGGCCGAGGAAGGCCAGGCGGCGCTGCGCATCTCGCGCTACTACCTGGACAAGCAGGGCGCCATCGTGGAAGTCGGCATCGGCCATTATCCCAGCGGCCGCTACACGCAGAGCACGCGGTTCCGGGCCCATCACGCGGAAGACTAG
- a CDS encoding NAD(P)-dependent oxidoreductase, giving the protein MKIALIGCGEVGHCYALAWRAAGHDIHAICELRQDAEMQARAAAHGAALHDAPGPWLTGADLVVSAVFGHAALAVAGQALPHLRHDALYADFTTASATDMRAAADVAARHGIAFADVAIMGAIALLAERTPLLCAGTGAQAVAAFARDAGAPAQAIDGQAGDAVRLKLLRSIMTKGMESLTVECLVAAERMGLRDALYEVLADIDRTPLTTFMDSFLRSHVLHAPRRMAEVREAREQLVEAGLQPLVLDGVERLFARTAQGLDAARAANGGAPLRLPDTVPARLEWLTTLALREKP; this is encoded by the coding sequence ATGAAAATTGCACTCATAGGTTGCGGCGAGGTCGGCCACTGCTACGCCCTGGCCTGGCGCGCCGCGGGCCACGACATCCACGCGATATGCGAACTCCGCCAGGATGCGGAAATGCAGGCGCGGGCCGCCGCCCATGGCGCCGCATTGCACGATGCCCCCGGACCCTGGCTGACCGGTGCCGACCTCGTCGTTTCCGCCGTCTTCGGCCATGCGGCCCTGGCCGTCGCCGGCCAGGCGCTGCCGCACCTGCGCCATGACGCCCTGTACGCGGACTTCACCACCGCCAGCGCCACCGACATGCGCGCCGCCGCGGACGTGGCCGCCCGCCACGGCATCGCCTTCGCCGACGTCGCCATCATGGGCGCCATCGCCTTGCTGGCCGAACGCACGCCGCTATTGTGCGCGGGCACCGGTGCCCAGGCCGTGGCGGCCTTCGCGCGCGACGCCGGCGCGCCGGCCCAGGCCATCGATGGCCAGGCAGGCGACGCCGTACGCCTGAAGCTATTGCGCAGCATCATGACCAAGGGCATGGAAAGCCTCACCGTGGAATGCCTGGTCGCCGCCGAACGCATGGGATTGCGGGATGCCCTGTACGAAGTCCTGGCGGACATCGACCGCACGCCGCTGACCACCTTCATGGACTCCTTCCTGCGCTCGCATGTCCTGCACGCGCCGCGCCGCATGGCCGAAGTACGGGAGGCGCGGGAACAACTGGTAGAGGCCGGCCTGCAGCCCCTGGTGCTGGATGGCGTCGAGCGCCTCTTCGCCCGTACCGCCCAAGGCCTCGATGCCGCCAGGGCGGCTAACGGCGGCGCGCCCCTGCGGCTCCCGGACACCGTGCCCGCGCGGCTCGAATGGCTGACCACGCTGGCGCTGCGGGAAAAACCATAG
- a CDS encoding branched-chain amino acid ABC transporter permease has translation MRYALLLAAVLLAAAVAPLYAGSYLMSFLVQTFIFIGLAYSWNLIGGYAGYTHFGQVTFFGLGAYVGAIAIGNDIAWPWATLMAAVFASVCAALLGSIMLRLKGPFFAIGMFGIARVCESLALGLDNITQGGTGLYLTAVDLELVYYAAGAVVLALAIATWRLDNSRLGLQLLSIREDETAAAALGVRTTRLKVGTFIASAFMPGALGCLYACYLGFIDPTTAFAPMTELTVIAMVLLGGMGTVLGPLVGALALSVVNEVLWARLPEIYLALVGAIILVAVLFMPRGIVNFAQRHAWKWVPVARGHLRRLAERRGAAAPPARKQSIGDPTRLPRKRLS, from the coding sequence ATGAGATACGCCCTGCTGCTTGCCGCCGTCCTGCTGGCCGCCGCCGTCGCGCCCCTGTATGCCGGCTCCTACCTGATGTCCTTCCTGGTGCAGACCTTTATCTTCATCGGGCTGGCCTATTCCTGGAACCTGATCGGCGGCTATGCCGGCTACACGCATTTCGGGCAGGTTACCTTCTTCGGCCTGGGCGCCTACGTGGGCGCCATCGCCATCGGCAACGACATCGCCTGGCCCTGGGCGACGCTGATGGCCGCCGTGTTCGCCTCCGTGTGCGCCGCCCTGCTCGGATCCATCATGCTGCGCCTGAAAGGGCCGTTCTTCGCCATCGGCATGTTCGGCATCGCGCGCGTCTGCGAATCGCTGGCGCTGGGCCTGGACAACATCACGCAGGGCGGCACGGGGCTGTACCTGACGGCGGTGGACCTGGAGCTGGTGTACTACGCGGCCGGCGCGGTGGTACTGGCGCTGGCCATCGCCACCTGGCGCCTGGACAACTCGCGGCTGGGGCTGCAGCTGCTTTCCATCCGCGAGGACGAGACCGCGGCCGCCGCGCTGGGGGTCCGCACCACGCGGCTGAAGGTGGGCACCTTCATCGCCTCGGCCTTCATGCCCGGCGCGCTGGGCTGCCTTTACGCCTGCTATCTGGGCTTCATCGACCCCACCACCGCATTCGCGCCCATGACCGAGCTGACGGTCATCGCCATGGTCTTGCTGGGCGGCATGGGCACGGTGCTGGGCCCGCTGGTCGGGGCGCTGGCGCTATCCGTGGTGAACGAAGTGCTGTGGGCGCGGTTGCCGGAAATCTACCTGGCGCTGGTGGGCGCGATCATCCTGGTCGCCGTGCTGTTCATGCCGCGCGGCATCGTCAACTTCGCGCAGCGGCACGCCTGGAAGTGGGTGCCGGTGGCGCGCGGCCATCTGCGCCGGCTGGCGGAACGGCGCGGGGCCGCGGCCCCGCCCGCGCGCAAGCAAAGCATCGGCGATCCGACGCGATTGCCGCGCAAGCGTTTGAGTTGA